In one Methanobrevibacter arboriphilus genomic region, the following are encoded:
- a CDS encoding PBSX family phage terminase large subunit has protein sequence MKMKVEMELNPKQLHHIHDKSRKLMVTGSAGSSKTLYGAHKAILYALQYPQARCYVFRQTLASLRDTIYLEIIELLDKYELPYDLNKSELKITFFNESTISFKGLDKFSKIRSINADFILIEQAEEISEYSYREIEKRLRGKVSKKYYGQLLIIVQPETTAHFLYKVFYTNSEIEKTKVIHFSYKDNLMYLPKEYVAEYELLKEINPDLYRNYTLGEWIQASGAIYTHYDYNIPDDIKYDYYLAGADFGYVNPSCFLVIGIKDGQAYVIGEVYESGLINKELITKANELLKEMNLHPSMLLETVCDSAEPDRIEEFRRAGYNAQKADKSVLAGIDSVKATPLHIDEKNCPNTAREIKQYRYRKDKEGNEIEEPIKINDHSMDTIRYILHRNNLKYNRPIINNLKAGKKIRRRV, from the coding sequence ATGAAGATGAAAGTGGAGATGGAGTTAAATCCTAAGCAACTACATCATATTCATGATAAATCTCGTAAATTAATGGTAACTGGTTCTGCAGGTTCAAGTAAAACATTATATGGGGCACATAAAGCAATACTTTATGCATTACAATATCCTCAAGCAAGATGTTATGTATTTAGACAAACATTAGCTAGTCTAAGAGATACAATATATTTAGAGATAATAGAATTATTAGATAAATATGAATTACCATACGACCTAAATAAATCTGAACTTAAAATAACTTTTTTTAATGAATCAACTATTAGCTTTAAAGGTCTAGATAAATTTAGTAAAATAAGATCCATTAACGCTGATTTTATACTTATTGAACAAGCAGAAGAAATAAGTGAATACAGCTATCGTGAAATAGAAAAAAGACTCAGGGGAAAAGTCAGTAAAAAATATTATGGGCAACTATTGATTATTGTTCAACCTGAAACAACAGCTCATTTTCTTTATAAAGTATTTTACACTAATTCCGAAATTGAAAAAACTAAAGTAATTCATTTTAGCTATAAAGACAATTTAATGTACTTACCAAAAGAGTATGTGGCTGAATATGAATTATTGAAAGAGATAAACCCTGATCTTTACCGTAATTATACGCTGGGTGAATGGATACAAGCAAGTGGGGCTATTTATACTCATTATGATTATAATATTCCAGATGATATTAAATATGATTATTACCTGGCTGGTGCTGATTTTGGTTATGTAAATCCATCATGTTTCTTAGTTATAGGGATAAAAGATGGGCAAGCTTATGTTATTGGAGAAGTTTATGAATCAGGCTTGATTAATAAAGAATTAATAACTAAAGCTAATGAATTATTAAAAGAAATGAATTTACACCCATCAATGCTATTAGAAACTGTTTGTGATAGTGCAGAACCTGACCGTATAGAAGAATTTAGAAGAGCAGGTTATAATGCACAAAAAGCTGATAAATCAGTGCTTGCAGGCATAGATAGTGTTAAAGCAACACCTTTACATATTGATGAAAAAAATTGTCCTAATACTGCAAGAGAAATAAAACAATATCGTTATCGTAAAGACAAAGAAGGTAATGAAATAGAAGAACCAATAAAAATCAACGACCATAGTATGGATACAATAAGATACATATTACACCGTAATAACTTAAAATACAACAGACCTATAATCAATAATCTAAAAGCTGGTAAAAAAATAAGGAGAAGAGTTTAA
- a CDS encoding HNH endonuclease signature motif containing protein has product MCGIETYLDLVDNPLVEASQLKEIKTRYNTQTGVINDVIHEKNKIKEVLKKQYWKNTNNLKNQYNQNLRNLKKENRQLNKERNSIKQKYNTLLRKKRLKLNTQLEKENETLKKLLNIKRNNTPVPDWLREAVFERDNRQCVECGHKGSIDNPLTVDHRLPRFVGGPNSMENLKTLCEKHNMGKGPGLDETILKEAK; this is encoded by the coding sequence ATGTGTGGGATTGAAACATACTTGGACTTAGTGGATAATCCACTTGTAGAGGCAAGTCAATTAAAAGAAATAAAAACACGATATAATACTCAAACCGGTGTTATTAATGATGTTATACATGAGAAAAATAAGATTAAGGAAGTTTTGAAAAAGCAATATTGGAAAAACACGAATAATCTTAAAAATCAGTATAATCAGAATCTACGAAATCTAAAAAAGGAAAACCGACAGTTAAACAAAGAAAGGAATAGTATTAAGCAGAAATACAATACATTACTTCGTAAAAAACGGTTAAAACTTAATACTCAGTTGGAAAAAGAGAATGAAACACTTAAAAAATTATTAAATATTAAAAGAAATAACACTCCTGTTCCAGATTGGTTGAGAGAAGCAGTATTTGAACGAGATAACCGCCAATGTGTGGAATGTGGGCATAAAGGAAGCATAGATAATCCTTTAACTGTAGACCATCGGTTACCAAGATTTGTGGGAGGTCCTAATAGTATGGAGAACCTTAAAACATTATGTGAAAAGCATAATATGGGTAAAGGTCCTGGTTTGGATGAAACAATATTAAAAGAGGCGAAATAA
- a CDS encoding AAA family ATPase, whose translation MLKLKDRRAGNIPKRVLIYGDPGSGKSSYCNEYCRENNLKEIVIDFDSTNFTKSPVVNIDLSSDLKAYKGIKEVIKEVKNTEEYDTIVFDGVGTMLDLLISSANGMRRFADRSDRFNSILKELLSSDLSVIFIGQWDMSLDSYQDTTPNKSIIRINSLVNWIYSCKRDGDTFTQTLIKFRKELEDNKTEKKSVSKESTDMVAGDYLEQIKTNLNKPNPSKIEVLREYKEMKKSDSNLNDEMKDRILKLV comes from the coding sequence ATGTTAAAATTAAAGGATAGAAGAGCAGGAAACATACCAAAACGAGTACTCATCTACGGAGACCCCGGCTCAGGGAAAAGCTCATACTGTAATGAATATTGTAGAGAAAACAATCTAAAAGAAATAGTAATTGATTTTGATTCAACTAATTTCACTAAAAGTCCAGTAGTAAATATTGATTTGAGTTCTGATTTAAAAGCATATAAAGGGATTAAAGAAGTCATAAAAGAAGTTAAAAACACCGAAGAATATGACACTATTGTATTTGATGGTGTAGGTACAATGTTAGATTTATTAATATCCTCAGCAAATGGAATGAGAAGATTCGCAGACCGTAGTGACCGTTTTAATTCTATTTTAAAAGAATTATTAAGTAGTGATTTAAGTGTTATATTTATAGGTCAATGGGATATGTCTTTGGATTCTTACCAGGATACAACCCCAAATAAGTCAATAATTAGGATTAATAGTCTTGTTAATTGGATATATTCTTGTAAAAGAGATGGAGATACATTTACACAAACATTAATTAAATTTAGAAAAGAATTAGAGGATAATAAAACCGAAAAGAAATCAGTTAGTAAGGAGTCTACAGATATGGTTGCAGGGGATTATCTTGAACAAATCAAAACCAATCTAAATAAACCAAACCCAAGTAAAATAGAAGTCCTCCGAGAATATAAAGAAATGAAAAAGTCTGATAGTAATTTAAATGATGAAATGAAAGACAGAATATTAAAATTAGTATAA
- a CDS encoding DUF5906 domain-containing protein yields MHSINYKEVIEKSSLVALASPKEIRYSIPRKIKWDNMTPDERNKVKEDFKKQNPNRTFYAPSFKTGKNPAYSWKHAPREYKGYNDSVYGSAVLCNYLPEYDLYLAVIDLDSPKNPEDISMSDLLTVCEGWINKTHTRITPSGGYHIYLLSRNKPEFKQPSFNLDYQANTGKRKGKYVVCNYRYGVKYDDEIIDLGKFYKENKNLEVNNFSFIKEEYNQVDGSPDDILVVDSTDDVLKEILSEIEDKGLWTPPVKKTVKMVEHNREVKSQKDTEDLISIFKGYVREGSRDELAKSVSGYLYKKGYNLEQCINIFNQVFHDDEEIDHRLGLLERTFDKPKKDVAGIGALRELLSPRDINRVKKIVEDRKKPDKKEIDFNVIDIDERIAYYLEYGYNVTDKMIIESIEKNSTLFFESSTLNYYVKNGDETIRQIDALFIINHCNELFGYNEFSRKQCERVLNYITRPIRMKPYVLQFTNGMLVINNDDNTLTFHENDFCQDFIPKIIFPFKWNSTADGGKIQEAVENILSTKQKGFKDNKDTFLKCIGHSCMGGIEKGILPIIVGKPGAGKSTLLTMLKRFFTYSEVPIPDIIKNDRFTLSPMVGKHVNIDDDLQSDVWKGIGKLNTIITGNGGSAEVKGENERIPLTPYNTPKLWGGSNAVPPVVGDGFERRMIIIIADITLSPDNVDDSLQMDILNGKYDEGLEWLIYQSINLYMDNRSKPFVSAEHKEAMIKEHKFKSDPLKSAIEFIFLDSEFNDLEVRVVNREIKNWFRWAVRKGFVFDEHKRPSTRAIKNAMDRAGYYQTRKSFYDEDGGNGTHRVYEDIKMNKDWLVIYANFENGSEILV; encoded by the coding sequence ATGCATAGTATAAATTACAAAGAAGTTATAGAAAAATCATCACTTGTTGCTTTGGCTAGTCCTAAAGAGATTAGGTATAGTATTCCAAGAAAAATTAAATGGGATAATATGACTCCTGATGAGCGTAATAAGGTTAAAGAGGATTTTAAAAAACAAAATCCTAACCGAACCTTTTATGCTCCATCTTTTAAAACAGGTAAAAATCCTGCTTATAGTTGGAAGCATGCACCACGAGAATATAAGGGTTATAATGATAGTGTTTATGGTAGTGCTGTTTTATGTAATTATTTACCAGAATATGATTTATACCTTGCTGTGATTGATTTGGATAGTCCTAAAAATCCTGAGGATATTAGTATGAGTGATTTATTAACTGTTTGTGAGGGGTGGATTAATAAAACTCACACACGGATCACTCCATCTGGGGGTTATCATATATATTTATTATCACGAAATAAGCCTGAATTTAAACAACCTTCATTTAATTTGGATTATCAGGCTAATACTGGTAAACGTAAGGGTAAGTATGTTGTTTGCAATTACCGTTATGGTGTTAAATATGATGATGAAATTATTGATTTAGGTAAATTTTATAAAGAAAATAAAAATTTAGAGGTTAATAATTTTAGTTTTATTAAAGAAGAATATAATCAAGTTGATGGTAGTCCTGATGATATATTAGTGGTTGATTCTACTGATGATGTTTTAAAGGAAATATTATCTGAAATTGAAGATAAAGGTCTTTGGACTCCACCAGTTAAGAAGACTGTTAAGATGGTTGAGCATAACAGGGAGGTTAAAAGTCAAAAAGACACAGAAGATTTAATCAGTATTTTTAAGGGTTATGTTCGTGAGGGGTCAAGAGATGAATTAGCCAAATCAGTTAGTGGGTATTTGTACAAGAAAGGGTATAATCTTGAACAATGTATTAATATATTTAATCAAGTGTTCCATGATGATGAGGAAATTGACCATCGGTTGGGATTGCTTGAACGGACATTCGATAAACCTAAAAAAGATGTTGCAGGTATAGGTGCATTAAGGGAATTATTATCTCCAAGAGATATTAACCGTGTTAAAAAAATTGTGGAAGACCGTAAAAAGCCAGATAAAAAAGAGATTGATTTTAATGTTATAGATATTGATGAAAGAATAGCATACTACCTTGAATATGGTTACAATGTCACAGACAAAATGATTATTGAATCCATAGAGAAAAACAGTACTTTATTCTTTGAATCATCAACACTAAACTATTATGTCAAAAATGGTGATGAAACCATCCGACAAATAGATGCTTTATTTATAATTAATCATTGTAATGAACTTTTCGGTTATAATGAATTTAGCCGTAAACAATGTGAAAGAGTCCTTAATTATATTACAAGACCTATACGGATGAAACCTTATGTTTTACAGTTTACTAATGGTATGCTTGTTATTAATAATGATGATAATACTTTAACTTTCCATGAAAATGATTTTTGTCAAGATTTCATACCTAAGATTATTTTCCCTTTTAAGTGGAATAGTACTGCTGATGGTGGTAAAATACAAGAGGCTGTTGAAAATATTTTATCAACTAAACAAAAAGGTTTTAAGGATAATAAGGATACTTTCCTTAAATGTATTGGGCATTCATGTATGGGTGGTATTGAAAAAGGCATATTGCCTATTATTGTTGGTAAACCAGGAGCGGGTAAATCAACATTATTAACTATGCTTAAAAGGTTCTTCACTTATAGTGAGGTTCCCATACCAGATATTATTAAGAATGACCGTTTTACTTTATCTCCAATGGTAGGTAAACATGTTAATATTGATGATGACCTTCAATCTGATGTATGGAAAGGCATAGGGAAACTTAACACTATTATTACTGGTAATGGTGGTAGTGCTGAGGTTAAAGGAGAAAATGAAAGAATACCATTAACTCCTTATAACACTCCCAAATTATGGGGTGGAAGTAATGCAGTACCCCCAGTAGTGGGGGATGGATTTGAACGGCGTATGATTATAATAATAGCTGATATTACTCTTTCACCAGATAATGTTGATGATAGTTTACAGATGGATATATTGAATGGTAAATATGATGAGGGCTTGGAGTGGCTTATTTATCAATCTATTAATTTGTATATGGATAATAGGAGTAAGCCTTTTGTTAGTGCTGAGCATAAGGAAGCTATGATTAAAGAGCATAAATTTAAATCAGACCCTTTGAAGAGTGCTATTGAGTTTATTTTCCTTGATAGTGAGTTTAATGATTTGGAGGTTCGTGTTGTTAATCGTGAGATTAAGAATTGGTTCCGTTGGGCTGTTCGTAAAGGTTTTGTGTTTGATGAACATAAAAGACCATCTACTCGTGCTATTAAAAATGCGATGGATCGAGCAGGTTATTATCAAACTAGAAAATCTTTTTATGATGAAGATGGAGGTAATGGTACTCATCGTGTTTATGAAGATATTAAAATGAATAAAGACTGGTTGGTAATTTATGCAAATTTTGAAAATGGTAGTGAAATTTTAGTATAA
- a CDS encoding aegerolysin family protein: MGNIKTLEKCINEIFEDKENSFLTIKEVKMEIKRWYRYSKRKELISDNKIPKIHIKKTMNQMGFEQIGRWVSVDGVKKTMRVYEDIGIKKDWNK; the protein is encoded by the coding sequence ATGGGAAATATTAAAACACTGGAAAAATGTATTAATGAAATTTTTGAAGACAAAGAAAATTCCTTTTTAACAATTAAAGAAGTTAAAATGGAAATTAAAAGATGGTATAGATATTCAAAGAGAAAAGAATTAATCTCTGATAATAAAATACCTAAAATTCACATTAAAAAAACAATGAACCAAATGGGATTCGAACAAATAGGACGGTGGGTTTCCGTTGATGGTGTTAAAAAAACTATGAGAGTTTATGAAGATATTGGGATAAAAAAAGATTGGAATAAATAA
- a CDS encoding ERCC4 domain-containing protein codes for MSLLPQGSKISIESREGVRIKPTIQYFGKENTIVEQFGSPDYRLKIGDEYVVGIEYKTIGDLVSSIMSGHIFKQVNTMQKIYKDHYLFIEGDIDDYLDSMRYWKKNIYFTKKNWNGFISGMVQETKIIIIKDYDEALEMMELCFKKSTDGKNHCRVPIRKLDNPAMTYINGIDNIGEDTAKLVSDELELKNLNDLLGLDKDSLLSLKGVGNKTAESILGAIG; via the coding sequence ATGAGTTTGCTTCCACAGGGTAGTAAAATATCTATTGAATCAAGGGAAGGGGTAAGAATAAAGCCAACTATCCAGTATTTTGGGAAAGAAAACACCATTGTAGAACAGTTTGGAAGTCCAGATTACCGTTTAAAAATAGGCGATGAATATGTTGTAGGTATAGAATATAAGACCATTGGCGACCTTGTATCATCTATTATGAGTGGGCATATATTTAAACAAGTAAACACTATGCAGAAAATTTATAAAGACCATTACTTGTTTATTGAGGGGGATATTGATGATTATTTAGATAGTATGAGGTATTGGAAAAAGAATATTTATTTCACTAAGAAAAATTGGAACGGTTTTATTAGTGGTATGGTGCAAGAAACTAAGATTATTATTATAAAAGATTATGATGAAGCTTTAGAAATGATGGAATTATGTTTTAAAAAGAGTACTGATGGTAAAAACCATTGTAGAGTGCCTATTCGTAAGTTAGATAATCCTGCTATGACTTATATTAATGGTATTGATAATATTGGGGAGGACACAGCTAAATTAGTTAGTGATGAGTTAGAATTAAAGAATTTGAATGACCTTTTAGGTTTGGATAAGGATAGTTTGTTGAGTTTGAAAGGTGTAGGGAATAAAACAGCTGAGAGTATACTTGGAGCGATAGGATAA
- a CDS encoding XkdF-like putative serine protease domain-containing protein encodes MYDKQDALYVKYPLMINGITDRQGDVVTGVTDVKKIFTNSDEILFDEEHERIPIDGITIQESYISKYDEIISGTLVPSGSWIVILRIDNPEIQTKILPLELGGTGEYKGLSLWNDIKKSCSMGLVGQIRYNDLPDADCALPKFISFVLKPANGVGLHVMDYEVYISKSDYMTKEMDANNKLAKIAELLGFKKQEIFVAKSEIPEEEPEDKKEEVKESEAHVSKAEDVKQEPPAEEPSKEPSISDLIARIDAQDERINKIEEAIKQAGEEKEPEAEISKSEEKEESEEKEEPKIVKSSKIVGSVEEKATNPNYFELTNRDPITGCKIRK; translated from the coding sequence ATGTACGATAAACAAGATGCATTATACGTGAAGTATCCATTAATGATTAATGGAATCACAGACAGACAAGGAGACGTTGTAACTGGGGTTACAGATGTTAAAAAGATATTTACTAATAGTGATGAAATATTATTCGATGAAGAACACGAAAGAATACCAATAGATGGAATAACTATTCAAGAATCCTATATTAGTAAATATGATGAAATCATAAGCGGAACATTAGTTCCAAGTGGCTCATGGATTGTTATACTTAGAATAGATAATCCTGAAATACAAACTAAAATATTACCTCTTGAACTAGGCGGAACAGGAGAATATAAAGGACTTAGCTTATGGAATGATATAAAAAAATCCTGTTCAATGGGATTAGTAGGGCAAATAAGATATAATGATTTGCCTGATGCAGATTGTGCATTACCTAAATTCATTAGTTTTGTTTTAAAACCTGCTAATGGTGTGGGTTTGCATGTGATGGATTATGAAGTATATATTAGTAAAAGTGATTATATGACTAAAGAAATGGATGCTAATAATAAATTAGCTAAAATAGCCGAGTTACTCGGTTTTAAGAAACAAGAGATTTTTGTAGCTAAATCAGAAATCCCTGAAGAAGAACCTGAAGATAAAAAAGAAGAAGTAAAAGAATCTGAAGCACATGTAAGTAAAGCTGAAGATGTTAAACAAGAACCTCCAGCTGAAGAACCTTCAAAAGAACCAAGTATTTCTGATTTAATAGCCAGAATCGATGCTCAAGATGAAAGGATAAACAAAATTGAAGAAGCTATTAAACAAGCAGGTGAAGAAAAAGAACCTGAAGCAGAAATCAGTAAATCTGAAGAAAAGGAAGAATCAGAGGAAAAAGAAGAACCAAAGATTGTTAAATCTTCAAAAATAGTAGGTAGTGTTGAAGAAAAAGCAACCAACCCGAACTATTTTGAATTAACTAACAGAGACCCAATCACTGGTTGTAAAATAAGAAAATAA
- a CDS encoding HNH endonuclease signature motif containing protein yields MSIKTKYGDAMVSQGYYYIFSEKEGNKGKFLHRLVWEDRSQIKIPKGYIIHHLDENKLNNDIENLICIQDKIHRQYHKYGTTHDKQTKIKMSESHKGEKNPNVIISEKQVLEIKNLKKQGVHRKKVFKRIAKPLGMSFKGFEHIWYNKTWKHVQI; encoded by the coding sequence ATGAGTATTAAAACAAAATATGGGGATGCAATGGTTAGTCAAGGATATTATTATATTTTTTCTGAAAAAGAAGGCAATAAAGGTAAATTTTTACATAGACTTGTTTGGGAGGATAGAAGTCAAATAAAAATCCCTAAAGGATATATAATTCATCATCTAGATGAGAATAAGCTTAATAATGATATAGAAAACTTAATTTGTATCCAAGATAAAATTCATAGACAATATCATAAATATGGCACTACTCATGATAAACAAACAAAAATAAAGATGAGTGAATCTCATAAGGGTGAAAAAAACCCAAATGTTATAATTTCGGAAAAACAAGTTCTAGAAATAAAAAATCTAAAAAAACAAGGAGTACATAGAAAGAAAGTTTTTAAACGAATAGCCAAACCTTTAGGGATGAGTTTTAAAGGTTTTGAACATATTTGGTATAATAAAACTTGGAAACATGTTCAAATCTAA